The following DNA comes from Kluyveromyces lactis strain NRRL Y-1140 chromosome E complete sequence.
TTATAGAAGAGATCAACCTGCCATGACAAAGGGCCGTATGAGAGAATTCTACCAATGTGACTTTGATGTTGCAGGCACTTACGAATCGATGGTTCCAGATGCAGAAATCTTGTCCATTCTTGTTGAAGGTTTAACTTCCTTAGGTATTAAAGACTTCAAGGTTAAGATGAACCATAGAAAGATTTTGGATGGTATCTTCCAGATCGCTGGTGtcaaggatgaagatgtcagaaagatttcttctgctGTCGACAAACTAGACAAATCCCCATGGGAAGTTgtgaagaaggaaattaCCATTGAAAAGGGTCAAACTGAAGAAACTGCAAACATCATTGGCGAGTACGTTAAGTTGAACGGATCTTTAGAAACTATTCATGACATTTTATCCAAAGATAAGGCCTTCCAAGCTAACGAAAAGGCTGTTgaaggtttgaaagaaattgaaactcTTATTTCCTATGTTAAAGCCTTTGGTATCCAAGACTACATCTCATTCGATTTGTCTTTAGCAAGAGGTTTGGATTACTACACCGGTATTATCTATGAAGCTGTTACAGCAGCTTCTGCCCCACCAAAGAACGCCtctgaattgaaggaaaaatccaagaagcaaaagaaggacgatgatgatgctTCTGAATATGTCGGGGTCGGTTCTATCGCAGCTGGTGGTCGTTACGATAACTTAGTCAATATGTTCGGTGAAGCCTCTGGTAAGAAATCTACCTCTATCCCATGTGTGGGTATCTCCTTCGGTGTGGAGAGAATCTTTTCCTTAATCAAGCAAAGAGTAGAACAAAGCAATAACGTCAGACCTACGGCTACACAAGTGTTCGTTATGGCTTTTGGTGGTGGTAAAGACTGGACAGGTTATTTGCCAGAAAGAATGAAGGTTGCAAAAATGCTATGGGAAAATGGTATTGAAGCAGAATATGTTTACAAATCAAAGGCTAACCCaagaaaacaatttgaTGCTGCAGAAAAATCAGGCTGTCCATTAGCTGTCATTCTAGGTAAGGAAGAATACCTTGAAAACAAGCTACGTGTTAAAAGATTAGGTCCCGAATTCGCCAATGACGACGGTGAACTAATCGATGCAGCTGACTTAATCAGTGTTGTCAAAGAAAAGCTATCACAGGTCCATGAAAATGGTGTTGACGAAGTCACTCGTTTGATCAAGGGATTGTAAAGTAACAccttctttcatttttgataaGTCATTAGTTAGATAAACATTTACTATATATACTATTTACAAGTCCTCAATGCTGATACTTTAGTTTTTCGTTTTGataaagttttgaaagtCTTGAATGTAATCCCTATCATTTCCACATTGCTCGCTCAAAATAGAAGATGTCCTGATCTGAATTATCCTTTCTATGTCCTTCTGGTTGTTGATCCAAGTTTCAAGCGAATTACAATCCTTGTAATGCGACTCTCTTTCTGATATTATATCTTTAACAGCATAAGGATCTATCCTCTCCGTTACTAACGGTTTTGGATCGCTTTCGCTGCCGAACTTATCGTTAACTTCggttttcattgattttaaTTCTGATTCACAGAATGAGATTACATCCGATCGAACCTTCCAATTCGGATATAacatttgattcaaaagaatgttACAGTTTAGATCTTTACTGCCCTCACTCTTATTATTGTTAAGTTTTTGTTTAAGCACGTCATCGCTACCATGTCTCAGGAACCTAAAGAAGTTATCGATCAATACAGGATTGACACATCTTTCTCGATTCAATACTAACTTTTCGTTCGGGTCAAATGTTATCCCTTTACGTAGCAGTTTTTCCTTGGAGACATCCTCCAACTCTGGCAAATTAGTATTAATTACTAACTCTACAACCATCGTAGTAATTTACCTGTTCTTTGGTGTCTCTCCTAGCCATCGCAAACAACTCATAATTTATAAGCTGTAAAATATccaagttctttttttcataccttaaagatttatttgatattttcaaagtttgGGACTTAAAGGTTTAATGCTCATAGTGATTTACAGTCGTgatgtcaaaaaaaaaggtgTACCGTGCTATCGTGGATTCAAAAACTCTCATATAGATAGCAGATCACTTACGATATGCATGAGTATGATTTTTTGTAAATTTATCTTATATAAGGTGTGTACATTTCATATATCATAATCCGATCTTGGAGTTAAATGCTCCCTTTATCAAGTCTTTTCCTATTTGATCTGTGGCATCATTCATAGTTTCATTTGCTGCAGTAGCATAGTCATTGAAAGTATCCTCTATAGAATCCATACCATTTTGCATTGCTCTTGATATAGATCTCAGCGGACCGTAACCACCACTTTTCGCACTGTGCCTTACGGGAGCTTGGTACTGGTACCTCCCGTTTGCTGATAACTCATGAGTATTATGtgtcttttcttctggtgaCAAGGATATTGTGCCCTTGGcaatcttttcttcctcgtATTTCTGTTCAGGTCTTCCTTCTCCGAGTAAATGATCCAAATCTTCCGGTTTGCAATATATAGATCCGCGAACCCATTGAAGGCTGTTGTAATAAGGTCTGCACTTAATCCTCAGGTTAGGATTATACAACGAGTCTGTCTCTTCTGAATTCTGAGATTGAGAGGTGGTTGAGCTCTTCTTAATCACAGTCAAAAGAAATGCTTCCGTTTTGCTTACCCTGTAGACAATATCACCGTTAACCAACACTCCTGACTCTTTGACATATTTAGAGTGAACGTTAGCCAACGGAGCAAAAGActtaatttctttcaactccGGTAAAGAAAGGACCTTGATTTCACCATTAATTAGAACTGTAACAAGAACTGTTGCGATGCTATGTTCATTTTTTGCATTCAAAAATGGAACAATTGATAATCCAGATACGGCAATTGGATACTTGAAAATTCGATGGGTATCCTTTGATTTTCCAGGGGTTATCAACCTGATATCAGTTCTTCCTGAGATGACGATTTGAGCCTGGACCCTTAATCCTTTTGAAAGTTGTTGCATACGAGGAATTGAAGCTCGACAGGAACTTCCACTTTCTTTAGAAAATGTTGCCAAAGAAACGATTGGTCCATCATCTGTAGCTTTCAACGCATCATAAGGTTGTACGGTAAACCGCCCGCTTGGATCAGGAataattttcaatagaaTTACTTCACCCGCATCGGTACCGCATAGCAATAAAATGGACGAATAACCATCTTCGCCATACTCCATAATCGTGAACTCGAATTGAGAGACGTAAGAACTTCTTACTTTCGAGATTTTTGAGATGCTATCCATATATATCATCGCTGGTCCTCTTCGATCAATGACAATTATAGTGCCATCCTCATATGCTATTGCAACAAATCCAACATTGCTATTACAAAGAGAAGAGACCCTTCCTTTTCTAGCATGAACGGCAGTTACCGGCATAAACCCTTCGCGTATGTTGTTTGGAGCTCTATCTCTTATATCAACCAAGATTTCGTGGGGTTTATCATTGAGGGAAAACCTTCTGAAATTCATTTCAAGTGCTACATCTTTTTGAGAGGTAAAAAATTGGTTCACTTGGAACTTATACAAAACAACATCACCAGACTCAATAGATACTGCTAATTCAGCA
Coding sequences within:
- the MIX23 gene encoding Mix23p (similar to uniprot|P38162 Saccharomyces cerevisiae YBL107C Hypothetical ORF), with product MVVELVINTNLPELEDVSKEKLLRKGITFDPNEKLVLNRERCVNPVLIDNFFRFLRHGSDDVLKQKLNNNKSEGSKDLNCNILLNQMLYPNWKVRSDVISFCESELKSMKTEVNDKFGSESDPKPLVTERIDPYAVKDIISERESHYKDCNSLETWINNQKDIERIIQIRTSSILSEQCGNDRDYIQDFQNFIKTKN
- the HTS1 gene encoding histidine--tRNA ligase (highly similar to uniprot|P07263 Saccharomyces cerevisiae YPR033C HTS1 Cytoplasmic and mitochondrial histidine tRNA synthetase encoded by a single nuclear gene that specifies two messages efficient mitochondrial localization requires both a presequence and an amino-terminal sequence); translation: MIRSQLRIIRSITRTMSTPSEAVPKSGGKLQFTLKTPKGTKDWAEKDMVIREAIFSQLSSLFKRHGGITLDTPVFELREILAGKYGEDSKLIYNLEDQGGELCSLRYDLTVPFARYVAMNNVQSIKRYHIAKVYRRDQPAMTKGRMREFYQCDFDVAGTYESMVPDAEILSILVEGLTSLGIKDFKVKMNHRKILDGIFQIAGVKDEDVRKISSAVDKLDKSPWEVVKKEITIEKGQTEETANIIGEYVKLNGSLETIHDILSKDKAFQANEKAVEGLKEIETLISYVKAFGIQDYISFDLSLARGLDYYTGIIYEAVTAASAPPKNASELKEKSKKQKKDDDDASEYVGVGSIAAGGRYDNLVNMFGEASGKKSTSIPCVGISFGVERIFSLIKQRVEQSNNVRPTATQVFVMAFGGGKDWTGYLPERMKVAKMLWENGIEAEYVYKSKANPRKQFDAAEKSGCPLAVILGKEEYLENKLRVKRLGPEFANDDGELIDAADLISVVKEKLSQVHENGVDEVTRLIKGL